The Impatiens glandulifera chromosome 8, dImpGla2.1, whole genome shotgun sequence genome includes a window with the following:
- the LOC124911820 gene encoding sodium-dependent phosphate transport protein 1, chloroplastic, which translates to MSARALFFSLIPPPSHSSPFNFHSRKTSSFEINSTNSHLHFHLRFPFLSLDRSHFCSVRRGFLKLSAKTVKSDPFDVNIDSVSESVLTDDGVGDLELVIAPPWWEEFPRRWVIVVLCFSAFLLCNMDRVNMSIAILPMSQEYNWSPTTVGLIQSSFFWGYLLTQIAGGIWADTVGGKLVLGFGVVWWSIATVLTPIAAKLGLPFLLVVRAFMGIGEGVAMPAMNNILSKWVPVGERSRSLALVYSGMYLGSVTGLAFSPLLIHKFGWSSVFYSFGSLGVVWFSLWLNKAYSSPLDDPKLQPHEKKLILGKGGYKEPVKTIPWGLILSKPPVWALIVCHFCHNWGTFIILTWMPTYYHQVLKFNLTESGLICVLPWLTMAFSANLGGWIADTLVKNGMSVTLVRKIMQSIGFLGPAFFLTQLSHIDSPAMAVLCMACSQGTDAFSQSGLYSNHQDIAPRYSGVLLGLSNTAGVLAGVFGTAATGYILQHGSWDNVFEVSVCLYLVGTVIWNLFSTGEKIVD; encoded by the exons ATGAGTGCAAGAGCTCTCTTCTTCTCTCTCATCCCTCCTCCATCTCACTCTTCTCCTTTCAATTTCCATTCCAGGAAGACATCTTCCTTTGAAATCAACTCCACCAACTCTCACTTACATTTTCATCTCCGTTTCCCTTTCCTTTCTCTAGATCGTTCCCATTTTTGTTCGGTTAGAAGAGGGTTTTTGAAATTGAGCGCGAAAACCGTGAAATCGGACCCGTTTGATGTTAATATTGACTCGGTTTCAGAATCTGTGCTAACGGACGACGGGGTTGGAGATTTGGAACTCGTTATTGCGCCTCCGTGGTGGGAGGAATTCCCTAGGAGATGGGTTATAGTCGTCCTTTGTTTTTCTGCTTTTCTTCTTTGCAATATGGATAGA GTGAATATGAGTATTGCGATACTACCAATGTCACAAGAGTACAATTGGAGTCCAACTACAGTTGGTTTAATACAGTCTTCATTTTTCTGGGGATACCTTCTTACTCAG ATTGCTGGAGGTATCTGGGCAGATACAGTGGGTGGAAAGCTTGTATTAGGATTTGGTGTAGTATGGTGGTCTATTGCCACAGTTCTAACACCTATTGCTGCTAAGCTTGGCCTACCCTTCTTACTTGTTGTTCGTGCTTTCATGGGTATCGGCGAG GGTGTTGCTATGCCAGCTATGAACAATATTTTGTCAAAATGGGTTCCTGTTGGAGAAAGGAGTAGATCATTGGCATTGGTTTACAGTGGAATGTATCTTGGATCTGTCACTGGTCTAGCCTTTTCGCCATTATTAATACACAAGTTTGGTTGGTCATCTGTCTTTTACTCATTTGGATCTCTTGGAGTTGTTTGGTTTTCATTATGGCTAAACAAG GCATACAGTTCACCTCTTGATGATCCTAAGCTGCAGCCTCATGAGAAGAAGTTAATTCTTGGTAAAGGTGGATATAAGGAACCTGTGAAAACTATCCCATGGGGATTAATATTGTCCAAACCACCAGTATGGGCTTTGATAGTGTGCCATTTTTGTCATAACTGGGGCACTTTCATCATTCTCACATGGATGCCAACTTATTATCACCAG GTCTTGAAGTTCAATCTTACGGAATCTGGACTGATATGTGTATTACCATGGCTTACCATGGCATTTTCTGCAAATCTTGGAGGATGGATTGCTGACACTCTTGTCAAGAATGGTATGTCAGTAACATTAGTTCGAAAG ATAATGCAATCGATTGGATTCCTTGGGCCTGCATTTTTTCTGACCCAGTTGAGCCACATCGATTCTCCTGCAATGGCTGTTTTATGCATGGCATGCAGTCAG GGAACTGATGCATTTTCGCAATCTGGTTTATACTCCAACCATCAAGATATCGCTCCTCGCTATTCT GGAGTATTACTTGGTCTATCGAATACTGCAGGAGTATTGGCGGGTGTATTTGGGACTGCAGCTACTGGTTACATCTTGCAACATG gTTCTTGGGACAATGTATTCGAGGTATCAGTGTGTCTATATCTGGTTGGAACAGTGATCTGGAATTTATTTTCAACTGGTGAGAAAATAGTGGATTAG
- the LOC124911966 gene encoding uncharacterized protein LOC124911966 has product MASLNFFFSPAMSAGRVYAATAAKSSGASEEKSLLDFILGSLTKDEQMLETDPILKKVEEKNSGGSAGGRKNSVVVPPKKKSGGFGGLFAKNE; this is encoded by the coding sequence atggCTTCATTGAACTTTTTCTTCTCGCCGGCGATGAGCGCCGGAAGAGTATATGCAGCGACGGCGGCGAAGAGCTCCGGTGCCAGTGAGGAGAAGAGTCTACTGGATTTTATACTTGGAAGCTTGACCAAAGATGAACAGATGCTTGAGACAGATCCGATTCTTAAGAAGGTCGAGGAGAAGAACTCCGGCGGAAGCGCCGGTGGCCGGAAGAATTCCGTCGTTGTACCTCCAAAGAAGAAGTCCGGCGGCTTTGGGGGCCTATTTGCTAAGAACGAATAA
- the LOC124911473 gene encoding inositol 3-kinase: protein MGSENRNQLPPVRGLIVGNYCHDVLIRDDAVIAESLGGAASFISTVLDGVSVSISSSYVSKVGSDFSYSVMHAPIVSPSSLTTLFHAYFSSVSTERQDRILKRVRACDPILPSDLPSSSFSFGMAVGVAGEILPETLERMIDLCDVVFADIQALIREFDPIDGTVKLVPLKNTGFYSLLPRIGFLKASAEEAPFVDVDEVRKLCCVIVTNGKDGCTVYWKDGEHRIAPFPTAQIDPTGAGDSFLGGFTAGLVQGLSVADAALVGNLFGSLTVDHIGLPKLDLKLLQRIKEELVKRKMGCSEVHEKQLDKFAKPSGHQQFHTSLSAVKSIKSESAN, encoded by the exons ATGGGAAGCGAAAATCGAAATCAACTTCCTCCCGTTCGTGGCTTGATTGTCGGTAACTACTGCCACGATGTTCTAATTCGAGATGATGCCGTAATCGCCGAGAGCCTCGGCGGTGCAGCTTCATTCATCTCCACCGTGCTTGACGGCGTTTCCGTTTCAATTTCCTCTTCGTATGTATCGAAAGTTGGAAGTGATTTCTCTTATTCTGTTATGCATGCCCCGATTGTATCGCCTTCTTCGTTAACTACTCTTTTCCATGCCTATTTCTCATCCGTTTCAACTGAGCGGCAGGATCGTATTCTCAAACGGGTCCGCGCATGCGATCCGATTCTTCCATCTGACCTTCCTTCATCGAGTTTTAGTTTCGGGATGGCTGTTGGGGTTGCTGGGGAGATATTACCGGAAACCCTAGAACGAATGATTGATTTATGCGACGTCGTTTTTGCTGATATTCAAGCACTTATTCGTGAATTTGATCCGATTGATGGGACAGTGAAGCTAGTTCCTTTAAAGAATACTGGGTTTTATAGCTTGCTTCCTAGAATTGGGTTTTTGAAGGCTTCGGCTGAGGAAGCTCCTTTTGTTGATGTTGATGAGGTTAGGAAATTATGTTGTGTGATTGTGACTAATGGGAAAGATGGGTGTACTGTGTATTGGAAAGATGGTGAGCATAGGATTGCACCTTTTCCTACTGCTCAGATTGATCCAACCGGTGCTGGTGATAGCTTTCTTGGTGGCTTTACAGCCGGGCTTGTTCAGGGACTTTCTGTGGCGGATGCTGCATTGGTAGGCAACTTGTTTGGTTCTCTTACGGTAGATCATATTGGACTTCCCAAGCTCGACTTGAAACTGTTACAG aggattaaagaagaattGGTGAAAAGGAAAATGGGATGCAGTGAAGTTCATGAAAAGCAACTTGACAAGTTTGCAAAACCATCAGGACACCAACAGTTTCACACATCCCTTAGTGCtgtaaaatcaataaaatcagAATCGGCCAATTGA